In Chloroflexota bacterium, the genomic window CCATCTCGCACAGCGCATGGATCACGACGATGTGCACCTCCTGGACGTGCTGCGTGTCGAAGGATGGGACGATCAGGCTCACATCCGCGGCCGGCGCTGAGCGGCCGCCGTCCCCTCCGAGGAGCCCGACGGTTCGCATGCCGATGCGCCGTGCCGTGTCCAGCGCGCAGGCGACGTTTTCTGAGCGGCCACTGGTGCTGATTCCGATCAGCACGTCGCCCGGGCGTCCGAGAGCCTCGACCTGCCGGGCGAACCCGTGCTCGTAGCCGAAATCATTGGATAGCGCGGTGAGGACCGCACTATCGGCAGTCAAGGCAAGCGCGGGCAGCGCCGGGCGTTGCGCGGCCTTGAACCTTCCCACCAGCTCGGCGACCAAATGCTGGGCGTCGGCGGCGCTGCCGCCGTTACCACATACGAGGATCTTCCCACCGCGGCCAAGACACGCGACGATCTCCCGCGCGGCCTCGACCATCGTCCCCTTCAGCCGGCGATGGGATTCGCGCAGAGTCTGGCCGAGGATGTCGAATTTGGAATCGACGATTCCGTGGAGGCCGTTGACGTCGTCGCATGCTGGATATCGCGCTGAGCTGACGTGGTCGTAGATCTCGGAAATCGCATCGGCCGCGCGCTGCCAGGTGAAGAGGTCGTTGGCCCGACGGATCGCGTTCTTGCGGAAGAGGTTCAGCAGTTTGGGACGCTCGAAGAGATGTGCGAGCCGACCTGCCAGGGCGTCGGGATCGCGCGGCGGCACGAGGTATCCCGTCTCGCCATCGCGAATCGAGAACTTGATGCCCCCGACGTTCGATCCGATCACCGGCGTCCCGCACGCCATCGCCTCCAGGGGCGTGATGCCGAACGGCTCGTACCAGGGTGTGGTCACGAATACGTCGGCGGCGCTGTAGTAGTACTTGAGCGCGTCCCTGTTCCTGCGCCCGACGAATGTTACGCGGTCGGCGACACCCTCGGCTCGCGCCAGCGCCTCCAGGCGACCGATTTCCGGCGTGGCGATCGGGCTCGGGTCGTCCGCCTCGCCCCCGACGATCAGGAGACGGGCGGGTAACTGACAAACGCGCCCGAGCCGTGCGAGGGCCTGAACGGCCGTGTCGATCCCCTTCCTCGGCACGATGCGCCCGAGTTGAAGGATGAGCCGTTCGTCCGGGTCCAAACCGATCGCGACCCGAGCGAGCGGCTTGCTGATCGGCCAGAACTCGGCCGGATCAAATCCGCAGGGTACGACGTCGATCTTTGCAGGGTCCGCGTTGTAGAGCTGGATCAGGTCTTCCTCGTCCTGCGGGCATTCCGCGATGATGCGGTCTGCCTCCGCGACGACTTCCTCTTCGATGGCGAACCGCTCGTCCGGGAAACCGTCGGCATCCTGCTGGTAGAGGCGCCGGACGCGGCCGAGCGCGTGGAACGTGACGACGAACGGAATGCCGACAGCCCGTTTGATCCGCATAGCCACCAGCGCGGACATCCAGAAGTTTGCGTGGATGAGGTCGTAGCCGAGGCGCTTGCGACGGCACCGGGCCAGGAGATATGTGGTGAATCGGTCCATGTAGGGCAGGAGTTGCTCTTTGGGGACGTGCCGCGCCGGCCCTGCTGGTACGTGCACGATCCGGACGCCGTGGATCCAATCCGTGACTTCTGGCAGGAGCGTCGTGTCGCGTCGGGTAAAGACGTCGACCTCGAAGCCAGACGTTGCCAGGTGCCTGGCAACCTGGCCGACGTACACGTTCTGGCCGCCGCTGTCCACGCCTCCCAGGAACGCCAGGGGCGATGCGTGCTCGCTAATGATGGCGATGCGCTTGCTCATACGGCTGCCCCCAAGGGACCCATCTTCAGCGCGTGATCGACCATGGAGCGCCGCTCTCGAGCTGGTCGCGGCGAATCGCGCCGCCCGGTGACCGTTGCGAACACGTCGCACCAGTCCGCGACGAACCGGTCGATCCCGAAGCGCTCCATCGCCAATTGGCGCGCTTGCGCGCCCATTCGCGTCGCGAGCGCTCGGTCGTCGAGCAGCGCGCTCATGGCATCCGCAAGATCGTCGAATTTGGCGCTGACATAGCCCTCGGCGCCGTTGGTAATGACGGTCGCCAGCTCAGTCGTCGCGAGGCCCACGATCGGCATCCCGATCATCATGGCCTCGCACGCGGCGAGCCCCAGGCTCGTGTACCGGACTGGATGGAAATAGAACCGATATCGCCCGAGGAGCACGTGGAGCTGATCGAATGGGACTTCTCCGAGGCCATCACTCTCCTCCGCTGCCATTCCGACGAGATCGATCGGCGCACGTCTGCGCATCTCTCGGAAGACGTCCTCCCCGAGCCGCCTGCCTCGGCGCGCGAGGTGATTGACCACCGCGATCCCCCGGGACAGCTCGCCACTGTAGCGTGCCTGCTCCGACACGAAGACGCCATGTTCCACGACCCGGGTCGGCGTTCGGCCGCAATCCCACATGAGCCGGTTG contains:
- a CDS encoding glycosyltransferase family 4 protein; this translates as MTHPLRILTWHVHGSYLLYLSQCPHEFFLPVKSGRPHGYGGRSGPFPWPDNVYEVDAADLRSLTFDCILFQTSQHFLEDQYDLLTRDQRRLPRIYLEHDPPQAHPTNTRHIVNDPDVLLVHVTHYNRLMWDCGRTPTRVVEHGVFVSEQARYSGELSRGIAVVNHLARRGRRLGEDVFREMRRRAPIDLVGMAAEESDGLGEVPFDQLHVLLGRYRFYFHPVRYTSLGLAACEAMMIGMPIVGLATTELATVITNGAEGYVSAKFDDLADAMSALLDDRALATRMGAQARQLAMERFGIDRFVADWCDVFATVTGRRDSPRPARERRSMVDHALKMGPLGAAV
- a CDS encoding glycosyltransferase → MSKRIAIISEHASPLAFLGGVDSGGQNVYVGQVARHLATSGFEVDVFTRRDTTLLPEVTDWIHGVRIVHVPAGPARHVPKEQLLPYMDRFTTYLLARCRRKRLGYDLIHANFWMSALVAMRIKRAVGIPFVVTFHALGRVRRLYQQDADGFPDERFAIEEEVVAEADRIIAECPQDEEDLIQLYNADPAKIDVVPCGFDPAEFWPISKPLARVAIGLDPDERLILQLGRIVPRKGIDTAVQALARLGRVCQLPARLLIVGGEADDPSPIATPEIGRLEALARAEGVADRVTFVGRRNRDALKYYYSAADVFVTTPWYEPFGITPLEAMACGTPVIGSNVGGIKFSIRDGETGYLVPPRDPDALAGRLAHLFERPKLLNLFRKNAIRRANDLFTWQRAADAISEIYDHVSSARYPACDDVNGLHGIVDSKFDILGQTLRESHRRLKGTMVEAAREIVACLGRGGKILVCGNGGSAADAQHLVAELVGRFKAAQRPALPALALTADSAVLTALSNDFGYEHGFARQVEALGRPGDVLIGISTSGRSENVACALDTARRIGMRTVGLLGGDGGRSAPAADVSLIVPSFDTQHVQEVHIVVIHALCEMVEHQILPHAARLSGGPRRLRQAPRSAGSIAAATTTTTTTTTTTTATRVA